The following proteins are encoded in a genomic region of Cryptomeria japonica chromosome 11, Sugi_1.0, whole genome shotgun sequence:
- the LOC131068340 gene encoding uncharacterized protein LOC131068340 translates to MPQKDVSSSTAMIAGYAQMDMLKGFRKFRVNVIGQISQPLPAFSLLVPKYELWNREVTNALVTVYAKCRSTDKADVKPDSTTFAKVPSASIKMGALEEGVDIH, encoded by the exons atgcctcaaaaagATGTGTCCTCGTCGAccgcaatgattgcaggatatgcacaaatggATATGTTGAAAGGCTTTAGGAAATTTCGAGTAAATGTAATTGGCCAAATTTCACAACCTTTACCAGCGTTCTCCCTGCTTGTGCCAAAATACGAGCTTTGGAATAGAGAAGTTACAAATGCCCTGGTAACTGTGTATGCAAAATGTAGGAGCACAGACAAGGCAG ATGTGAAGCCAGACTCGACAACCTTTGCGAAGGTCCCCTCTGCCTCTATCAAGATGGGAGCTTTGGAAGAGGGTGTGGACATCCACTAA
- the LOC131068339 gene encoding uncharacterized protein LOC131068339: MAEKGKRCYNIAHKLQSREIGKRLALTNVHPQIKFRNFQLQEEFDTNQPSKIVEIVSARGTIFALAQSGVCAAFDRDTNKRLCYLNLSPDDLIRRLYYNEENDSLVTISAHPSDRFSLKYRTTLLEYIRRAQPDAGFALFEGEKLLRLDPLNGKVLVFSAQDHIYKVFDLKNYTLLYSISDKEIEEIKITSGIVLLKSKRSACGSILPLRILSLEDGKVLKSFHLALLPNKEIEFFELFHDKILLKQENECLQMVDVQSEKRTELSGREFEKPSTFIFLIMKRLFLIFSSGTVFVWNVQGELVASYKNKLIWFSALKINTTIVKLTYDQLLLSYNKVHKSIEDDKKSCSINISNILTGNCCATIGGSDPDVGISRPNLSVIQNTFQDTLEDITALFYDEDRNEIYTGNSRGLLHLWSN; this comes from the coding sequence ATGGCAGAGAAAGGGAAGCGTTGTTACAACATTGCCCACAAACTTCAGAGCCGTGAGATTGGTAAAAGGTTGGCCTTGACAAATGTTCATCCTCAGATTAAGTTCCGCAATTTTCAGTTGCAGGAAGAGTTTGATACAAATCAACCATCCAAGATTGTCGAAATAGTTTCAGCTCGCGGTACTATATTTGCTTTGGCACAATCAGGTGTTTGTGCTGCATTTGACAGAGACACAAATAAAAGGCTCTGCTACTTGAATTTAAGTCCAGACGACCTTATTCGAAGGCTGTACTATAACGAAGAAAATGATTCTCTCGTGACAATATCAGCTCATCCTTCCGATAGATTCTCACTCAAGTACAGAACAACCCTACTTGAGTACATTAGAAGAGCTCAACCAGATGCTGGCTTTGCTTTGTTTGAGGGTGAAAAGCTCTTAAGGCTCGATCCTCTCAATGGGAAAGTTCTTGTTTTTTCAGCTCAAGATCATATTTACAAGGTGTTTGATTTGAAGAACTACACACTCTTGTACTCCATATCTgacaaagaaattgaagaaataaaGATCACTTCTGGTATAGTGCTCTTAAAATCGAAAAGAAGTGCTTGTGGAAGTATTCTTCCTCTGAGGATCTTATCTTTAGAGGATGGCAAAGTTTTGAAATCTTTTCATCTTGCATTACTACCCAACAAAGAGATAGAATTTTTTGAGCTGTTCCATGACAAGATACTCCTAAAACAAGAGAATGAATGCCTGCAAATGGTTGATGTTCAAAGTGAAAAGAGGACTGAATTGAGCGGACGAGAGTTTGAGAAGCCTTCAACATTTATTTTTTTGATTATGAAACGATTGTTCTTGATATTTAGCAGTGGGACTGTTTTTGTATGGAATGTGCAAGGAGAGCTGGTTGCATCTTACAAAAACAAATTGATATGGTTTTCTGCTTTAAAGATCAACACAACTATTGTTAAATTGACTTATGATCAGCTACTCCTTTCTTACAACAAAGTTCACAAGTCCATTGAAGATGATAAAAAAAGTTGCTCAATAAACATAAGCAACATCTTGACTGGAAATTGCTGTGCTACGATTGGTGGCAGTGACCCAGATGTAGGCATAAGTCGACCTAATCTATCAGTAATCCAGAACACCTTTCAAGACACTCTTGAAGACATTACTGCATTGTTCTACGACGAGGATAGAAATGAAATTTATACAGGCAATTCAAGAGGCCTTCTACATCTCTGGTCAAACTAA